A genomic region of Leptidea sinapis chromosome 46, ilLepSina1.1, whole genome shotgun sequence contains the following coding sequences:
- the LOC126978027 gene encoding uncharacterized protein LOC126978027, translating to MYSLVNSDFNRTYNPSGKQNALSDIKRLLTSRDTTAQAKACGYLIEVISRYDNNLEEKERLVEYLLDNDIVVFLCEVTSNLDFNLFTSVLRCMRLLWTARRFFEEQAPHAMAAVLRAMSHFLTVDSNARDACLHFLCDLLSGISAHKTTSPLSYQSAYSTDQLLACFSALSTRINMASNPKCILSSALVLHELISYQPDDLVMPASMAKEIGVIVKTWFEMLVLGLNHTSLVGNDEDIALILIVTCNLGIDTLRLSKNLENSKPPTDFVQTILVDANEIESLRQCSTNIQGTVLQTIGELAVFVKDNLNTIGTEEYKSFLKFLLNFYYDAQSDMLIELSDVLFTKGYLSSLPRVQIERNDMLLRKISTFVLGELLKSLIVKYLLVNDDNIENCHKHIQMGLVELQNGIENPRCIGTELQKSQPYSLLIYIYFYCQSSDNPEECTSQLLPYLVEHILRLQKTLMPPLYITKALWLVFAMSTISNGAFKSLEERVYLEKATDRIVTMIQANIQTLYTHNPAILFWAFSSVRIPNYVRRLVLTQWLNKENSLPEDLTKEPLVWQLLLSILTQSKDPAIVSNCVTTLNRCLETSDDEVAQEFGTLIWSMLPDVLSTTLINYENVVDWNICYLLDIATTLVPRKLNDTVCLKISVLVTTLLSKALPDTSDIETKDHFQYVCLTLCLIILQFSNEKNDNRVLLTYANKSIFLANVLSCITSGDDSVACAALRLLSNIVYSFQKNNYQPNSLLQIRTDEIVKCLRQDSSVERDSSVLQLVFTVLNSGFNTPIAMTYSFEEIATDDQECCALRALMFRVQIVLCYRDSEHRTSIGWKTLSSIFKHTIIYKNDSRLVNTLTCQPWIYSLIRFTLAQEITVEFLTFLNNWISLLRIAIKKNMEIRKTCISKNSIITRTMNLLKKSLPDENYKDTTKQILEVSCDILDNYCNNN from the exons ATCAGTGCTAAGATGCATGCGGCTCCTCTGGACTGCTCGTCGCTTCTTCGAAGAGCAAGCGCCCCACGCGATGGCGGCAGTACTTCGCGCGATGTCACATTTTTTAACTGTAGACTCAAACGCGCGTGATGCTTGTCTGCACTTTCTCTGCGATCTTTTATCTGG GATAAGCGCACACAAGACCACGTCACCACTGTCTTATCAAAGCGCTTACAGCACTGACCAGCTTTTAGCGTGCTTCAGTGCTTTATCCACGCGCATCAACATGGCGTCTAACCCTAAGTGCATTCTGTCAAGCGCTTTAGTGCTGCATGAGCTAATTTCTTACCAGCCCGACGACTTAGTAATGCCCGCATCAATGGCGAAGGAAATTGGGGTGATAGTGAAGACATGGTTTGAAATGCTGGTGTTGGGCCTGAACCATACATCGTTGGTTGGAAATGACGAGGATATAGCGTTGATATTGATTGTTACTTGTAATCTGGGGATAGATACTTTAAG ATTATCGAAGAATTTAGAGAATTCAAAGCCACCGACTGATTTCGTTCAGACAATACTGGTGGATGCGAATGAAATAGAATCACTCCGACAGTGTTCTACAAATATACAAGGCACCGTTCTACAAACCATTGGTGAATTGGCTGTCTTTGTgaaa gacaatttaaatacaataggCACTGAAGAATACAAgtcgtttttaaaatttctgcTCAATTTCTATTACGATGCACAATCTGATATGTTGATAGAACTAAGCGATGTTCTGTTCACAAAAGGTTACCTGTCCAGTTTGCCAAGAGTACAAATCGAGAG GAACGATATGTTGCTTCGTAAAATAAGTACCTTTGTTCTAGGCGAACTTTTGAAATCGTTAATAGTAAAATATCTTTTAGTAAATGATGACAACATTGAAAATTGTCATAAACATATACAG ATGGGACTAGTAGAGTTGCAAAACGGAATAGAAAACCCACGCTGCATCGGAACCGAGTTACAGAAGAGCCAACCGTACAGTTTACtcatctatatttatttttactgccAGTCCTCTGACAA CCCAGAAGAATGTACATCGCAGCTTCTCCCCTACCTAGTGGAGCACATCTTAAGACTGCAGAAAACATTGATGCCACCACTCTACATTACAAAGGCTCTATGGCTTGTTTTTGCa ATGTCAACAATATCTAACGGAGCCTTCAAGTCCTTGGAAGAACGTGTCTACTTAGAGAAGGCGACAGATCGCATTGTAACCATGATACAAGCAAACATTCAAACCTTGTATACCCACAACCCAGCGATTCTTTTCTGGGCGTTCTCTTCTGTGCGAATACCTAATTATGTTAGGAGACTTGTG CTCACGCAATGGCTGAACAAAGAGAATTCGCTACCAGAAGATCTTACGAAGGAGCCATTAGTTTGGCAACTGCTACTGTCTATACTAACTCAGAGTAAAGATCCGGCTATCGTGTCTAACTGTGTAACAACACTCAACAGATGCTTAGAGACAAGTGATGATGAAGTGGCGCAGGAATTCGGTACATTGATATGGTCCATGTTGCCCGATGTTTTGTCTACAACCCTGATAAACTATGAAAATGTCGTAG ATTGGAATATTTGCTACCTCCTAGACATAGCGACTACGCTCGTGCCAAGAAAATTAAACGATACTGTTTGCCTTAAGATAAGCGTTCTGGTAACCACACTGCTCTCAAAGGCATTACCTGATACGAGCGATATTGAAACAAAGGATCACTTTCAATATGTCTGCCTCACACTTTGTTTGATAATCCTACAGTTCTCCAACGAAAAAAACGATAATAGAG TTCTTTTGACGTACGCGAACAAGTCAATATTCCTAGCCAACGTACTGTCGTGTATCACAAGCGGCGATGACTCTGTCGCGTGCGCTGCTCTTCGCTTGCTCTCCAACATCGTGTACAGTTTCCAGAAGAACAACTACCAA CCTAATTCACTTCTCCAAATACGTACCGACGAAATAGTGAAATGCTTACGCCAGGACAGTTCAGTTGAGCGCGATAGTTCAGTCCTACAACTTGTTTTCACGGTGCTGAATTCCGGGTTCAATACTCCAATAGCAATGACGTACAGTTTTGAAGAAATAGCTACTGATGATCAAGAGTGCTGCGCATTGAGGGCTTTGATGTTTAGAGTGCAGATTGTACTGTGCTATAGG GATTCGGAACACCGCACATCAATAGGCTGGAAAACATTAAGTTCTATTTTCAAACACACTATCATCTACAAAAACGATTCTAGACTAGTAAATACATTAACATGCCAACCATGGATCTATAGCCTCATACGATTTACTTTAGCACAAGAAATTACTGTAGAATTCTTAACATTTCTAAACAATTGGATAAGTCTTTTGAGAATCGCAATAAAGAAGAATATGGAAATACGCAAGACGTGTATCTCAAAGAATAGTATCATAACACGAACTATGAATCTGTTGAAGAAATCTTTACCTGATGAGAACTACAAAGATACAACTAAACAGATATTGGAAGTCTCATGTGACATTTTGGATAATtattgcaataataattaa